The Mucilaginibacter terrae region CGCATAGTTACCCTGACCGGCGTTACCCTGTATACCCACCACCGAACTCATGTTGATGAACACCCCTTGGCGGGCTTTCATCATAATTTTAGAAGCGGCTTTGGTAACGTTAAATATAGATTTCAGGTTAACGTTCAATACCTCGTCCCATTGCTCTTCGGTCATGCGCATCAGCAGGCCGTCTTTGGTAATACCGGCGTTGTTTACCACAATATCCAGTTTACCAAAATCGGCAACAATATCAGTGATCAGTTTATCAGCTTCGTCAAATTTCGAAGCATCAGAGCGGTAGCCTTTTACCTGGGTACCAAACGCCTGTAGTTCCTGCTCCAAAGCCTGTCCTTTTTCAACCGACGACAGGTAGGTGAATGCTACATTGGCGCCTTGCTCGGCAAACTTTTCGGCAATTTTGCGGCCTATACCTTTTGATGCTCCGGTGATGAGCGCGGTTTTTCCTTCTAATAATTTCATGTGTTCAAAAAATGATTTTTTCGAGGGTGTGAAGGTAGCTATTTTAGTTTTTAGTTCATAGATGATAGTAAACTGTTGGCAATAGTACTGTTATTTAAACAGTAAGAACAGCTCTTTAAATACCTCATAAACCATTATCAACAAAACAGCGACATC contains the following coding sequences:
- the fabG gene encoding 3-oxoacyl-[acyl-carrier-protein] reductase yields the protein MKLLEGKTALITGASKGIGRKIAEKFAEQGANVAFTYLSSVEKGQALEQELQAFGTQVKGYRSDASKFDEADKLITDIVADFGKLDIVVNNAGITKDGLLMRMTEEQWDEVLNVNLKSIFNVTKAASKIMMKARQGVFINMSSVVGIQGNAGQGNYAASKAGIVGFSKSMAKELGSRNIRTNVVAPGFIKTEMTEVLDPKVVEGWTQNIPLKRAGETEDIANACVFLASDMSTYITGQVISVDGGMA